TGCCCGAAAACGGCGTCAGGACAATGGAACGGTCCACGCCGGTCGAATCCACCTGAATGGCGGCCTCCGTGAACGTGGCATACCCGTCGCGGAACACGTGAAGCGTCCATGATCCGGGCGGAACCGATGCAAGGCCGAACGTGCCATCGGCATCCGTTTCTGTCAGGAACCGCTCCGTCCCCTGGTCCAACGTCACGGTGGCGCCCCGCACGGGCGTGCCATCGGTTCCGGTGACGCGCCCACCGACGCTGCCGGCGTGGGGGCTCATGACAAACGAGATTTCCGACGCCTCCCCGGCCTGCACGGTGACCTGTCCCGTCTCCGTCCGGTACCCGGCTGCTTCCACCGTCACAGACCAGGTTCCTGCCGCCAATCCCCCGATGGACGCCTGCCCGTTGGAAGCCGTGGTCCGCTCGCGGGTGGTGTGTCCGACGGCCCGGATGCGCGCGCCGTCAAAGGGCTCGTTGTCGTCGGTCCGGATGTCCACGATGAGCGATCCATCCGTCCGCGTCAGGACAATCGGCGCAATGGTCCTGGTTTGACCCGCCTCCAGATCCACGGATCTGGAGGCTTGCAACCATCCGGGACCGTCGACCTCGATATCCAGCGACCCGGGCGGGAGTCCCACCCGGAATTCTCCCAATCCATCCGGAACGATGACGGTGTCCGGGCGGGTGGTCGATGAAATCCGGATCGTGGCGTCCCGGACGCCACGACCGGAGCGATCGACCACCCGCCCCCCGAGAACGGCGGCGTGGGGCACGAGATCAATGACTTCCTTGGCCGTGGAGGCAAGCGAGACCAGCCGCACGTCCCGCAGGAAACCGTCGGCCAACGTTTCTGCTTGGAGATCCTTGCCGTCCGGAACCAGCATGGAGAAAAAACCATCCGACCGGCTTTGCGTCTGCAGCGTTCCATGGGGCGTCGCAACACGGACCGATGCCAACATGACGGGCCGGGGGCCGGACAGGACATGCCCGGAAAAAATGCGAACCTGGCCGGGCAGCGCCAACCGCAGATCGGAGATCGTTTGGCCCCCGGCCCCATTTACCACGACCGCTTCCGACGTCCCGTACAGCGGTGACGCCGCCCGCAATTCCCATTGTCCCGGGGGAAGCGCGAGCGCAAAAGCCCCGTCCGAGAGCGATACGGTCCGGAACGTGTCGGCGGCTGCTACCGCCTGGACTGGGACCATGGCTGCCGGGCCGTCATTCGACCGGACGTGGCCGACAAGCCTCAGCGCATTGGGGCCGAGAACCATGTCCGGTACGCGTGCAACGCGATCTTCCTCCAGCGATACATGCAGTGTGCGCGGCAGGAAGCGGGAATGCCCTTCCACCCGGAGGACCTGCGGTCCGGGATCCGTCTGCAGCCGGAATCCCCCTCCGGACGTGGTCCGGGTATGGGCGCCCGATGAGGAAACCACCGTCAGGTCAGTCAAACCTTGTCCGGACGTTGAAATGACCCGACCTTCCACGACAGCAGTCGCTCGATCGACCATCAGCAGGATGTCGGCCACCCGATCACCGGTCCGGACGTGCAGGTCCAGGCGCCGTCCGGGCACTACCCCTTCCTTTTCCACCATCAGGGAATATCCCCCCTCGGACACGTCCATGGAAAATCGTCCTTTTGAATCGGTGGCCGTCTGCACGACCGTACCGGATGCCGGAACAGCCTTGACGAGCCCCCCCTCCAACGGCGTCTGCACGATCGCGCCGTCCGTATCCACCGATTGTACCAGAACCGTCCCGGAAAGACTGGCCGATGCGCTTCCAAGGATGAAGTCAAAATTGGAGACGACGTCGCCCCTGGCAACCGTCAGCTTGCGGAAGCCGGATGAAAGGAGCCCTTGACGCGTGGCTTCGAGCGTCCATTCACCCTCCGACAAGGACATGGTATATACGCCGTCCGCATTCGTCGTCGTCACGATACGCTGGGTCCCCGAACGGGCAGAAACGTCTGCCAGGGCAACGGGGCTGCCGGTTGACGTCAAGACGCGCCCGGAAACGGGGATGTTGTCCTCGACCAGGGGAATGGGTTGGGGCAGCACAATGAATGCATTCCGGGACAACGTGAGGACAATGGGTGTGGAAGGCCGGTAGCCCTCCCGTGTCGCCGTGAACTCATAGGTGCCCGGAGCCAAAGCCAGGGAAAAGCCCCCGTCCAGTGTCGTAAGAGTCGTCCGAACCAGGCTGGTGGCCACATGTCTGGCAGCAATGCGGACACCCGACAGCGGTTGTCCGCCCTCATCGACTACCCGACCCGAAACCCGTGCCGAAAGCTGACGCAGATTGATGTCCACGTCCGTCTGGGCACCCGTCCGTATTTGGACGGCGAAACTCGAGTCGGCGAATCCGACTTTCTGAGCCTGGAATACATACCGTCCTGCACGCAGACTGTCCGAATAAGACAGACTGGTTGCATTCACCAACGGATTCGGAGGACTGTAGCCGCCATCCGTCGACCGGACCGTGACCGTGACCCCCAGCAGATCCGACCGTTCCGGTCCGGATGACGTCCGGAATGTGAAGGTACCCATCGGAACCTTGTTCCGGAAGAACGCGGTCTCGCTCACGCTTCCGGCACCGTTGCCGTCGTTGGCAATGACGAACCACGAATGACGTCCGGACCGGAGCGTCTGCCGGGCGGGCATGGCCACCCGTCGGTCCGTCGTACGTTCCGAAAACACAAGAACATCGGCCGTCGTCGAACCGGTAACCTGACGTTCGAAGACGGAAACGTCGTAGGACGTGGCACCCGGAACGGCATTCCACTGCAGATCAATGACTTCCGGGTCCTGGAACAACACATTGCCACGGGGCGAAATAAGCTCCGCGGCTGGCAGGCCTCCGGTATCCTGTATACTGAAGGAAACGATGGTCCCGGTCACCGGGCTCAGCAGCGACGTATCGGTCGTGCTGTAGGCATTCAGGATGGTATAGTAGTACGTCCGACCCGGTACGAGGGGCTGGGCCTCGAAGCTGATGACCGGATTCGCCGTGGCTTTTTCGCCGTAGAGTGCCGATGTACCCGTGGTCAGCAATGCCCACGTGAGGTTTATGCCCTCGATGGATAATTCCCCCGTGGACGGGTTGCTGCCTATGGTGAACGGGGCAGACGAAAGGACCAGGGCATACGCCGGGACGCCGGATACCGGCTCCCATTCAAAGAGGGGCGTTCTGCTGGCCACCTGCGAGCGTGGCCCGACAATCCTGGGCGTCGTCTGCGACTCCACCACGAACTGGAATTCGGCGGAATATTCGATCGAATTGTCGGTCGAGGCATCCAGCTGGATTTCCACGAGTGTATTGGCGGATGACGTCGTGATCACGCCATGGTAGACACCCACCGGCAATCCTACGACCTCCGGTGTGAACGTGGCCTCCCGCCCGGCAGGCAAGGGTACATTCCGGAAGACATACTCACCGGGCCGGGTACCGATCTTCAAGCGACTGGCCGGGATGTTCCGGTCCCACTTCAACGTGACCGTATCCGATGCCCGGATAAGGGCCGTCGTGAGCGTGGATGCGCCCCGTTGGACCGTCGGCGACCGGAGCGATATGGTCTGCGCCATGCCATCCAGGCTGACCGCCATCTGGACAACCACGAAGAGTACGACGAACGCGACCTGGCCGAACGGCCGACGTCCTCCGGAAGCCATACGGTAACGAGTATTCAAAAACGGGTTCATACACCCGTATAGTACGATGGAATCCCGCTTTTTAGGGGTTTCAACTCCGAGTGGACCACGACGGGACGTGCGGTCGTCTGGACACCATTTCCGGTCCTGCCCGCGGCTACCGCTGGATGGTGACTGTCGCCTCCACACGCGTCACACTGCCGAACAATCCCCTTCCGTTTTCCACTCGGTCCAGGACATTCGGGATTTCGCCGGGAGACAGCGTTGAACCTCCGGCCTGGACCTGCTGGTAGCGGACGAAATCGTACACGTTGTCATCCAGGGCCGACATGATGACGCGGGTCGGTCCATAGAACGCCACGGCAAACCACGGCAGGCGTACACTCAGCAGACCGTCCGGTCGCTGTTCGTAATTGCCTTCATTGATGGGTGGGGAGCTGTTGAACAGCACGGCGTCCATTTCCGAGGGGTCGAGTTCTTCGTCCACGACCGGATCCCCGTCACCCAGGTCATAGATGAAATCCAGATACAACGGGGTCAGGTTGGATGGCCGCGGGTCGAGGCTTTCGATGGAAAAAATGTAGACCGGGGCGCGATTCCCGCGCTCAATGGGCGTCACCACGAACTCCAACTGGTCGGCCTGTCGGTAAGCCAACTCCAGCGGACCGACCTCGACCAATCGGTAATCGCCGGGAACCGTGGTCTCTGCCGTCACTGGATCCCGGTCCGGAATTACCGCTTCCAGCCGGTACCTGCGACCGGGCAGGATCCGTGCATCGGATGAAGGAGGCGTGTACTGCCCGGCCGCACCGAACACGGCCTCATAGGACCATGTGGATTCGGGCTGCCCATCCGATCCCAATAAATGGATCCGGACGTCAGCGCCCGGAAAACCGCCCCGGTCGGCATCGAAGACACCGTTCACGGGAATGGACCGAGACAGCCAGACATCCGGCAGCGGCTCTCCGGCAATCAGGTAGGCTTCCACGACCACGTCCTCCACGTGGTCCGATGGCTGTGTGGAATCGCAACCGGCGAGCAGTACGATAAAGAGTAAGGCAACAGCGTAATTCTTCATGGCGTCATTCCACCTCACAGC
The Rhodothermales bacterium genome window above contains:
- a CDS encoding DUF4249 family protein; the protein is MKNYAVALLFIVLLAGCDSTQPSDHVEDVVVEAYLIAGEPLPDVWLSRSIPVNGVFDADRGGFPGADVRIHLLGSDGQPESTWSYEAVFGAAGQYTPPSSDARILPGRRYRLEAVIPDRDPVTAETTVPGDYRLVEVGPLELAYRQADQLEFVVTPIERGNRAPVYIFSIESLDPRPSNLTPLYLDFIYDLGDGDPVVDEELDPSEMDAVLFNSSPPINEGNYEQRPDGLLSVRLPWFAVAFYGPTRVIMSALDDNVYDFVRYQQVQAGGSTLSPGEIPNVLDRVENGRGLFGSVTRVEATVTIQR
- a CDS encoding carboxypeptidase-like regulatory domain-containing protein; its protein translation is MASGGRRPFGQVAFVVLFVVVQMAVSLDGMAQTISLRSPTVQRGASTLTTALIRASDTVTLKWDRNIPASRLKIGTRPGEYVFRNVPLPAGREATFTPEVVGLPVGVYHGVITTSSANTLVEIQLDASTDNSIEYSAEFQFVVESQTTPRIVGPRSQVASRTPLFEWEPVSGVPAYALVLSSAPFTIGSNPSTGELSIEGINLTWALLTTGTSALYGEKATANPVISFEAQPLVPGRTYYYTILNAYSTTDTSLLSPVTGTIVSFSIQDTGGLPAAELISPRGNVLFQDPEVIDLQWNAVPGATSYDVSVFERQVTGSTTADVLVFSERTTDRRVAMPARQTLRSGRHSWFVIANDGNGAGSVSETAFFRNKVPMGTFTFRTSSGPERSDLLGVTVTVRSTDGGYSPPNPLVNATSLSYSDSLRAGRYVFQAQKVGFADSSFAVQIRTGAQTDVDINLRQLSARVSGRVVDEGGQPLSGVRIAARHVATSLVRTTLTTLDGGFSLALAPGTYEFTATREGYRPSTPIVLTLSRNAFIVLPQPIPLVEDNIPVSGRVLTSTGSPVALADVSARSGTQRIVTTTNADGVYTMSLSEGEWTLEATRQGLLSSGFRKLTVARGDVVSNFDFILGSASASLSGTVLVQSVDTDGAIVQTPLEGGLVKAVPASGTVVQTATDSKGRFSMDVSEGGYSLMVEKEGVVPGRRLDLHVRTGDRVADILLMVDRATAVVEGRVISTSGQGLTDLTVVSSSGAHTRTTSGGGFRLQTDPGPQVLRVEGHSRFLPRTLHVSLEEDRVARVPDMVLGPNALRLVGHVRSNDGPAAMVPVQAVAAADTFRTVSLSDGAFALALPPGQWELRAASPLYGTSEAVVVNGAGGQTISDLRLALPGQVRIFSGHVLSGPRPVMLASVRVATPHGTLQTQSRSDGFFSMLVPDGKDLQAETLADGFLRDVRLVSLASTAKEVIDLVPHAAVLGGRVVDRSGRGVRDATIRISSTTRPDTVIVPDGLGEFRVGLPPGSLDIEVDGPGWLQASRSVDLEAGQTRTIAPIVLTRTDGSLIVDIRTDDNEPFDGARIRAVGHTTRERTTASNGQASIGGLAAGTWSVTVEAAGYRTETGQVTVQAGEASEISFVMSPHAGSVGGRVTGTDGTPVRGATVTLDQGTERFLTETDADGTFGLASVPPGSWTLHVFRDGYATFTEAAIQVDSTGVDRSIVLTPFSGSLAALVIDASSSDGVWNAQVEVRSSLGMSTALSGADGRVQLGGLPDGPAVIRTTHPSYNAAEQQVTIPIQDEAQITAVLRPLQAGLTGRVVSDAGTPLPFSTTVVVETATTRREVQTDADGAWAVDRLPEAVPIRVLTRTGRPGYTDASLTLTIPPGTVQVPVADLVVQQRNATISGFVQLEEVTVDVANGRLEARTLSLSDGSFRLDGLPAGTWRVVPSKPGYTFTPTERTVETGRSGTVSASFVPASDIAAVEIRIRDEAGLPIEDVPLSITSLDRRIERQAETGVGGVVTPAGLPGGFVYRVEPAEPLARFEPPSALVDVQTARQATVSFVRVPATARLSGPLRDEAGTTVLNAIVELFDDRGDLVQTLSTGTGLFSLGPVPAGAYVLRIRSSGHLDVERSVVLVAGAEQVLNNIILFRRNVRISGRVLRAGMPVEGQVVALPGIGTAVVRTGMDGRFAIPDVPLGLAGSVVLELVIPRSGQPDVRRNVVVGESDIQTGVVVPDIVLSSGQIRIRATRNGQPLAGLQLAVGGPSLARLDLVTDASGSAATPRRLDAGAYAITTLADTLLRPVPSPDVRIPTDTSTVQMALELPYTHTPVPESVTSIDSLVFRIRGVPRPGDRAYLLMNGQAVGIAMTPDASGWHLERPPPGPAAFTYRLEVADSTGRVAYASPDHERVPQVAGRLATIRLEPDVSGRVLRLGGTYRTLLVVRDETGRDLDSRFLPGLPGASVTWSADGPAVQVQPDPATSGLSSVLVASAIGESQLDVRVRVDGVERHLTVPVEVKDVTVTDVAVNVDRQRVFNDGGRVQFTVAGKASSGEDILLGSGFGIRLEPEGVGTLVGNTLQMNAPDFIGPLTVMVKDNESGLERAVELSAFARVDNRSSMDFRDREDVRFQVPRYAFTEAGELSLRRDAVPAGKRFANGASAVPTAPAVSVADRSVRFLFRSERALIGDSLAVPATLSLSNRSGLRLQEGAGEIVRFDDRNLKWSRLPSEDTGFQVRSDDVTRLGEYAIAVSSRPLAIRHAALLPTPFSPQDGSMRIGYLLESTSPPASVSIYIVNLRGERIRTLLSRTPQWPGRYGSDSGLLRVEWDGRTDSGKWARNGRYLVYIEAEDDSGTAREVLQAVLVK